Genomic DNA from Brassica rapa cultivar Chiifu-401-42 chromosome A04, CAAS_Brap_v3.01, whole genome shotgun sequence:
aaaaacaataatattgATTATCCAGATAATCTAAAAATCTCAAAATGGTATTTAAATAGTCCAGTAGtcttatattttcataaatttttgattcAATTTAAACTCttaagtattttatattttaatataaagaatttttttggaaattattGAAATAACTATGCGGTAGCCTTTTAATTCTGATTATatctaatataataataattatattattttaaattatacgtaattatgattaatatatatatgtatagtatAAATGAAGTGTaactaaataactaaaataaggaagaatattctaattattcatgttattttcaatagtattaatgaaaaaaaattgagttcACTAAAATTTTCGAATCCTATTATGTACCTGTTTAGGTTCTgaatggtaactgcggtttAAGCGGGGCGGGACAAGCGGTccaactgcggtgcggttttaacagttataaaaacatatagatatatggtatatgcaGAGATTTTTATTACTATTAATTACAGTGCGGGACGGAGCGGTTTCAAACATTCGAAGCCTTAATTTTTCGGATTAAAATTACTGGTCCAGTCGCCAACTCAAGAAGAATTTACGAAAGTAATAAAGATACGTGTCATGTAACCACTGGATCTAATGGCGGTGGTAGATTCGAACATTTCAGTTTTTATTCTACTTTTCTTGATTATCATTTTTTTCCTAAAGTTCGTTAGAAAGTAAAAGGCGACAGGTTCACGCATTTCTTATCTAGAGTTCGATTGGTTGATTTGGTGGAGAATTAAAAGGGTCCAAAAGAGACACCTAGCTAAAGTGTATTAAATGACTTTGACTTTGAGACATCATAATGAACTTACTAATCGATAACTTGTCCACTACCTTGGATTAAGTTTGTGTGGTCCATATATAAACTACTAGAGCTTGATCCGCGCGGAATTACgggtattaatttttatttttttataaattatttaaaaatattctaaatacataaattatttagatatttttaagtttctatAAATTTATCTGGATCCGGAATGATCTGAATCCGAACCCCGTCCGAAAATTTATCATATTCGAACaaactttaattttaaaccTAAAAATCTGATATCCAAAAAATCGATCCATACCCGAACAGGTACCTAAATGCTCATATAATGTATGTATTTAAttatgagatatatatatatataattaattatttccaaacatatatatatatataataaaataggaaACGACAAATAATACTGAAATTtagatttattaattattgtttccATGTTTgtttttagttagaatttgattttgaaaatgcattaattaaagaGGAAAAGACAAAGAATTCTAAAAAGtaggttaattaataaattcagtGGCATGTTATTGTAAATAACTTGCAGaactaaaacataatttaaatttgtacttCCATTTTAATAGATTACTAGGGTTTGACCCGCACACCTGTGCGGAtatttattttcacttttatatataaaattattatttaaatgtttattagataatattttaaatatttatcatattttaatttttttttataaccacCATTGTGAAATAGTTTACATGTTGGAAACAAATATTAATCCATGCTCCATATCAAACTTTCGACAAAAAATGAATCATTGATATGTTTGAGTAATATTTCTTTTAACATGAAATCATTTTccaactatataatattttaaatatgttgatTACATATGAGTCATATGGTTAGATTTAGATACATCAGAAAAGGAATACTCCATTATaaacattaaatattattttacaagtaattttatgaaatttaaatttttatatagatAAATATATGGGCAATTGTCCTAGATAGACATTTGTCACAAAAAGAGATTTTaaagaggaaaatgaccaaaatgattatatgttttcaaattcgaaattttataattttttttgaaaatttaatttaatttatttttcaagttttcttgttttaatagtttagattatATTAATTTTCCAATTGGGCAATGTACAATTACAAACAACTAAAAATTGAACAAAATTCAGTACAACGAAGATAATAGTAGTTTTGACTCATCGGCCAGACAGCCAAGTTGTGGGCGCAACTACAAAGACTTCCATCATCACTACTGTACCAGGTTAATTCGGGCAGGGTTGACGCAACCAACTCTCCTTCTAGCAGACATAATTGTGGACTCTTAAGCTTACTGATAAAAATAAACCACACCTACGAAAGACAGATTTGGAGAGACAGCTTGTTCGATGTCGAGAAGATTCAATACCTGCACAGAATAGGAACCGAGGAGCACCACTAACATTTATCAAGGACAAGTGCCAGTGCTGGGAAATGCTACTTGAACATAAGGAGCCATGAGGGAGAACAAGATGTGGAGACAACCCGACCAACCAGAAACCGTCGTAAAATGCCCACCTTCTTGAATCGAAGGGAGGGTCCAAAATGTGACTGTTACTCGCTACTCCTATAGCAAAAGGAGGAGCTTTTGAAGATGGTGAATAAGAACCACGACTTCCAAACCAAAGCTGTCGCTTTTCCACGCGCAAACATGAGATGTAAATGAGGATGAAACCATCATTTGACCATATTGGTAAGAGCGGTTGCCATGACATCATggatccaaaaaaaatttaagtgtTATTTAGTTGATTATAATAGGTCCATTTTATTTCGTTACAGATCCATAATTTTTTAGTGTTATAATAAATGGTATCTAATTACaccaaaactaaacaaaaaaaaactatgtgtGCTTCcttatttttcaatatttttaacgaaaaaactattttgattCAACTTAAAAGAAATGCAgagaagaaaaactaaaaaatatttatgaaaacttcaattttaatgttatttaatTGATTATAAAGTCCCAATTTAATTTGTTAAAGGTCCACAATTTTTTGGTGTTATAataatctatctatactattaaaagggaaagagtACTAAAATATCTAGTTATAAAAAGTTGTTGGATTCTTTCATTAACTaacaatatttttggttttactATAATATTTGACTAACAATAAATCACtttaaatttttctaaaaataatttattacatCACATCTTTTTGTACATGACAAAGTTATACGACATACCATATCATTTGCTACATAAAAATGATATAGACATATAGATCTATACATGTCTCATTTCACTCAATATAAATAAACTTTCATCCAATATAAATAAACTATATCAATCGTTAATCCAACAACTATGTAACATTAGACTACATCCTTTCTATACTTTTGTCCTATATTATGAAAAAGCTCATTCATTGTTTCATGTTAATattcaatctatactattaaatttgCCAAAATCTACCAAGTAAATCAGAAGTCTCACGAGTTCAACAAATATAACACTTATAAAATGCacacaaaatataatatgagaGAGTAGGTTTGGGCATCGGCTCTTCTGGTGGGGTATGGATTGGTTCCTTTTGGGTTTAGGTTTTCAGATCCTAAACATTTGGACATAAGGTATTTAAAAAttttcggttcggattcggaTCGATTCCTTTGGAATCTGGATCCATAATTTAAATACATATAACTTTTGGGTATGTAATGGATCCGAATTGGTTTGAGATTTTTAGAACTCGgaaaatacttgaaatatccaaaaacccaaaaatactaaaaacacaaaaaatacacgaaaagacaaacaaatacctgaaaaaaaatatttgaatttcaaaaaaaaaaattacataaatctGACCTAAGGAATGGACGATACCTAAAAACATTTTCTAATagccaaaatatttataaaatattaaaattttatgtgaAACTCAAAACTATAATCAAAAACTTGGATCCGAAACTTAAGAAACTATTTATAATACTgaaaacatattcgaaataCCAAATACAAATCTGAAATACCCAAATATAGTTAATATACACAAACTATGTACTTTGGATACACAATTGGGTCTCAGATAAGACCCATAATCAAACAAAGACCGTGGGTtgaagaaataatcaaatatgtacTTTGCCCTGAACCCGGATCCAAACCACAACTATATTTCCGGATCGGTTTTGGTTAGTTTTTTGGATCCGATAAAATGTCCAggcttaataaaaaattatataaaagtgtacatacaagatcttatataaattaatttataaattatatcattttaaattaatgccCGTCTTCGATATAATGACTTTGTAATATAATAATGTACACAAATTCCAAAATACTAATTCAAAAACTTTGTTTACGATCCAAAAAaagaaagcgcggatcaaaatctagttgattcttaatttactaaaataaaaccaaaaaaaaatttgtgcaCTTTAGGATTTTTCAATTTTCCCTACggaaaaaaatatgttggttcattttttagaaaattatcaacaaaattaagaaaataattagaaaaagtCCATATTAAATTATCTAAGACGGCACTGCACCGCATACGTGACACTCGCTCACGGTGTTGACGTGTGTTACACTTGTCAAACAAAGAGTACATTAGTATCCGtgatttgaaaacataaaactaaTCTGACTCTTAAACAGGCGTTGATCTTTTCTCTCACATCGACTCTCTTTAATCATAACCGTTGCTTTGACATTAGAAAAAAGTGATTAATGCATGCCTCCTCTTTTTAAGAGATCTTTCTCGTCTCACGGAGTCTTGAAGCTTCTCTGTTTTTCTCTGCTCAGAATCTTTCAACCTGTGATTTCTAAGGTatgcttttttgtttttttctctcgGCTTTGGTTGCACAAAATATATTTCGAGGAAAGGCTGGAAgtggaacttttttttttttgtcgacgaGAACTTTACTATATTATGTTAGAACATTGGAGAGAATTCAAATATTATATGTTCCGATAAATACAAATATCATTTTGGGTAGGAGATATAAAAATGGCGAATGTTCCAAAGATAGGGAAGGCTGTGTACCAGGGACCAAGCATAGTCAAAGAGATAATCTATGGAATAGCACTAGGACTTGCGGCTGGAGGGTTGTGGAAGATGCATCATTGGAACAACCAAAGGCGAACGAGGGAGTTTTACGATTTGCTAGAGAAGGGGGAGATCAGTGTTGTCGTTGCAGATGAGTAGCATTCGGTATTTATCTTACAGttatttagatttaaatttgGATACTTGAGCATTTTAGACATGGAAGAGTTGAAAATGGTACATGGATCTAAAGTTTAGATCTGgactttctttgttttcttgatgCAGGACcgcatatatttttcttataagaGTTCAAGATCAAGAACCAAAAGGAATGTGTTGTGTGTTGTGTGTTTTATTGTTCTTTCAATAAATGTTGTGAAACAATGGAAACTTTAGATCGATGTTTGGAAATGTGAAAGGTTAGTGTTTTTGTTGTTGAATGTATCCTTATGAGTATGAGTTGAGTTTGCGAAATCTATACTCGTACAATTCTTCTAGCTCGGTATTCACATGTTAGATTTCTTCAAAATTCTACATGTAATGCATTCATATGCAACATTAGTTGTCCAGCATGAATCTTGTATATGCATCGTAGTACTACTGGTGCTACAAATATAGTACTACTGCACTCTGGGTCTGTAGCTAAAGAGCTATTCCTCAAGAATGGAAGAATGTTTGGAGGTGGAATCAGATGAGTTCTTCCGTGAGGTCGCCTGAGCGATGGAGAAACTTGCGCACATAAAAATCCAACGAGAACTTCTACAAAATTTTGCTTCGTTGCCTTGTGATTGAAGCAACTCGTCTTGTAGACATGGATCTAGGGTTTCTAACAGTCTGTCCAGTGAGTCTATAGAGGTTTCAGACCTAGAAACGATGATGAATTCAAGATAAGAGTTTCGGGGGAATCTTATTCTCTATAGGAGATGACCAGAATCTGGCACAAAAACGACTGTTTCCTGGCCTACACGTAATCTAGAGGACAAGAACTCCGTGGTTCTAAACATCAGCTTTCCCGTTAACTGTCCTCGAAAATTATACTCTGTAGCCATGTAACCTCGCAGAGAGTGAAATATGTTTTCGAGGACAGTTAACGGGAAAGCTGATGTTTAGAACCACGGAGTTCCAAGCCAAAGCTCCTGCACCTCTCATCGCACCTCCACCATGTCTAAAAGTTCTGTTATCTAGATTCTTGATTAAAAGATGTTTTGATAAAGCAAGAACATATAGAAACAACAAGAAGGTGTACCAGTACCATGTGGGCTCTGGTTAATCACGATCACATAAACTGATAAAAGCTTAAACTCCTGAAGGTACAGTTTTGtacataataaataatttcaCAAAATTTACAAATCAAAATGGCCTattagctcagttggttagagcgtCGTGCTAATAACGCGAAGGTCACAGGTTCGATCCCTGTATAGGccatattttttaattactttAAGTTTCTAGCCTTCACCAACGTATTTCATTAGCAACTTACATTGAATGAACCCATGTTTGACCGTTCTAGTATATAGCATCATGGGGTTAGCATTAGATACTCCAAAACAAGCATTGCCTCTGCAAATCGCCGTTGTAATTCAGATTGTTTGCAACAAAGTCAGAATGGGAGACAAAGCTTGACACCAAAGGTATAGCAACAACAAACTTGTATAGACAGAGTAAGTTCGTTTCTCTTTGAACTGGAGTTGCAGATATCACTGAAGCAACTGCTTACTACTTCTGCTTAAGACCAGATCCATTTGTAATTGCTTCATAAGGAATAATAGTGTATTGAGATTCTTTGCTGGAGAAGAACATATATATTAAGCTACTTTCTTTCTACCTTTGGAAAATGCGCTATGGATTTGATATTTCAGAAGAATAGTGGATTCGAAGGTATTAGACTAAATCAAAGTCAAGGAAGATATGAATGAGATGTGGGATTGGACTGTTGAGCTGTTCCCAAGGGATATATTACTTACTGCAAATTGGCCAAAACCATGTTCTATACATCCAATCCAAAGCTCGAGCTTTGCTCAAACAGAATGGTAATGCAGATCAAAGGTCTTTGATTGTTCATAACTAAGTTTGAATTCTCCACAGAAGcatctatattataatttgTGTGTATAAACTAAGTTTGAATTCTCCACAGAAGCATCTATATTATAAGCAGCTTAAATTATTCTTCCATGCCCTTCCTTCTTTGCATTCTCAAAATACTTAGCTTGTTTCTAATACCTTTATCCACaagcttcttcatcatctcaATTGTCATTGGCTTCTCCCCATGTTTGATcttgtttctttctctccataATGCATAGATTGCAGCTTGGAAAGAGTACCTTACACAGAATAATCGCTTCTTCTCCATAGATCTTCCTGAAAGTACCGGTACTATAACTGACCACTGGTAGTTTAAATTATACACTATGCTTGCTTGAACTTGCTTAGGGAAGTCAAAATACATGAGTTCTGGAAGGTCTTGTATCCTGCTTTTGGTTTCACTGGATTTTTGTAGCAGTGTATGCTGAAACCTCATAAACTTTGCTTACACTGCTACTTTAGGAAAGATCCAAGATCTTTGGTATTGATGCTGATGGAACTCGGTCTAAAGATATCGCAAGAGCCTTGAGAAAACTTGGGATTACGATTAGTAATTCTTGTCCATATATCACTGTTAGAACTGTAGTTACCTCATAAAAGTTACGAAGAAACTAGGTTGTAGTATGACAGAGGCCACACTTGGTACAAGGTATGTATACAGTTCTTATGGTTTATTGATTCGGAAAAAACTTAACTACTCTCTAATGTTTTATGGAAGCTAAGGCGATCCTGCAGGACATAAGTCCTTCTAAAACAATGCAGCTATGCAAAGGGTTTTCGCAGCATTGTATACTTTGTTTAGTGCGTTCAGTTCATTCTTATTTCCTATGTAGAATATGTTTTTCTCTTTCAACATTACAGTAACCTGAATTCTTATAGCAATATCATAGATTTCACACCATTCTTATACCTGCCATTGGCCTTGGTTTGGTATTGTTTCCAAGTCTCAGACATTATGCGGACTACATACGAACGACTTTCTTCCTATGATGACTCAGAAGACTTCAAGCGAGACGTCAGGTATAAAAGCGCCACCATTATTCATAACAAAACCTCTGCTTATTCGTGTCAAAAATAAGTCTTAACAAAGACcgtttcttcctcttctttaaGGCTGTGGTTTGTACCATTGAAAGTTGGAGCTCAAGATTTATCATGTGCAGCAGAAAAACTTGAGAGAAATGGTGTTGGCTTCCCAATTTAACCTTCTTCATCAGATGTTTGAAGCTGTGTTTTGAAGGCTGATGCTATGCATGAATCTCAGCCCTCTGATGAAAGGTCTCCAAGATGCATCATCATCCTTAGAAGAACCACAAAAGAAAATGCtccaaatttaatttatacttagggcctgactggttcaaacgcagcggttgcggttgcgagaGTTTGtagatgcgggcggttgcggtttagcggttttaagagatttgtacgagtggtactgcggttaaaaattggtgcatTTGCGGGTgatttatgactggttaactaccaaatacggtaacagtcaaataataaattaacaacatttacatttaatataattataaaaatatcaaaattataaaattataataaatataaaatttatatttagaaagttataattttaatttttgaaaatttattgaaattgtttttattataaaattttatagttttaattaaaatataatagatatattttaatattttcataatttcaattttaaattttttattaaatatttttacttttgtatatatatttatttaaaaaaaagaaaaaatttttACCTTCCCGcgaccgcccgcaaccgcaaacgctagttggagccagcttttgaatttatgagattcagagcggtttgaagcggtttagagcgatttgagtgattgttgcaaaccgccgacaaccgctaccaatcgtaaaagctgcgtttgcgggtggtaacGAGAAAACCAGTCTCCCCCTTAGAAGCAAATGTCCCTTATTTTTATTGCCAATAATTACTTTGCTCATCTCTTGTTAACGGTCAGTCACAAAAGAAAAGTGTAACTCAATTCAACCATCGTTAACATTCTCCGTACTTGAGGATTGTATTGTAATTTTTAGAACTTATTGGGTCAAAAGCTAGATCATATAGAAGTAACGGGTTAAAAGTATAAATCTAACGCTAATTTCTCCCAATATCAATTTCGTATTTAGTGTTTAGACTCAGTTATAAAAGACCGTAATTTGTATACTCGGTGCTTTGTTAGACGCATTGTTTTGGGCTTAGGCcgagataaaaataataattcttaCTAATTTAATTAGCATTCACTGATAATATTGTAAAAGTGGTAAAATAGTCAAACATGCATCGTGATTCACATGCATATGTGATATTGATATATTAGTAACATGTTGCATTTTTGTCATTTCCCTTAGACCACTAGCTAGTACTCAATCACCACTAATAATTTTTGAATGTGTAACAGTGTAAGCATATTAAAAACCTTAATTATGAacattatataatcaatatatcaAGGAGAAGTGATTGATTTTTAAATCATCATAAGTAAAAAGACAATGATATCTTTTGATAGATtgagtaaaaactaaaaagtctTACTGGTGAAGTGGTGATGCAGTGGAATGATCATCGTTGGATTACTGGACTGCCTTTTTTgctattaattaacaatgtatTTTCAGGATATATGAAAAGATGTAACCATTTGAGTCACAGAAATTTGTTGTAGTTTATTTTGGTAGCAGCTGTAATAAGAATCATATAATTACCAAAAGAAATGCAAGTCTataggaaaaggaaaaaaaaatattttaaaggaaataatataatattttattctcTAAAAAGAAGGGTATATTAACCTTCCAAATTTTGCATCTGATAGACTTGCAAACTTTGACCAAAAAATAGACTTGCAAACTAAATTTAAGTTCATTGTATAGTAAATTATATACCTTATGTGTTAAGATATTGTTCTAGATA
This window encodes:
- the LOC103863985 gene encoding putative cytochrome c oxidase subunit 5C-4, which gives rise to MANVPKIGKAVYQGPSIVKEIIYGIALGLAAGGLWKMHHWNNQRRTREFYDLLEKGEISVVVADE